A stretch of Plesiomonas shigelloides DNA encodes these proteins:
- the greB gene encoding transcription elongation factor GreB, producing MAKAHYITREGWMALDQELKYLWKVERPQVTQAVSEAAAMGDRSENAEYIYGKKRLREIDRRVRFLSKRLDELKIVDPSPQQEGKVFFGAWVRLENDAGEEKVYRIVGADEFNPAKNWISINSPVARALIGKTLDDEIEVMTPSGVASYLVLEISYQPLV from the coding sequence ATGGCAAAAGCACACTATATTACCCGTGAGGGCTGGATGGCTCTCGATCAAGAACTCAAATACCTGTGGAAAGTCGAACGACCGCAAGTGACCCAAGCGGTTTCCGAAGCGGCAGCCATGGGCGACCGTTCGGAAAACGCCGAATACATCTATGGCAAAAAGCGGTTACGGGAAATTGACCGCCGGGTACGCTTTCTGAGTAAACGCCTCGATGAACTGAAAATCGTCGACCCAAGTCCACAACAAGAGGGCAAAGTGTTCTTTGGCGCTTGGGTGCGACTGGAAAATGATGCCGGAGAAGAGAAGGTGTACCGCATTGTCGGCGCGGATGAGTTTAACCCAGCCAAAAACTGGATCTCGATTAACTCACCGGTGGCCCGCGCCTTAATCGGCAAAACGCTGGATGATGAAATTGAAGTGATGACCCCGTCCGGCGTGGCCAGTTATCTGGTGCTGGAAATCAGTTATCAGCCGCTGGTTTAA
- a CDS encoding Tex family protein, translating to MNTPMSHVIAGELNARPEQVTAAIRLLDEGNTVPFIARYRKEVTGGLDDTQLRNLETRLLYLRELDDRRQSILKSIREQGKLSEALEQSILAADNKTELEDLYLPYKPKRRTRGQIAIEAGLEPLADLLWQDPQQDPEQAAQAYIDAEKGVADSKAALDGARYILMERFAEDAALLHKIRTYLWQNADLVAQVVSGKEEEGAKFRDYFAHHEPIAKVPSHRALAMFRGRNEGILQLSLNADPQQDESIRQSYCETLIAEHYQVRLGTAPADSWRQGVINWAWRIKILLHMETELMASVREQAEAEAINVFARNLNDLLMAAPAGAKATMGLDPGLRTGVKVAVVDATGKLVDTATVYPHTGQQEKALQVVAALCLKHQVALIAIGNGTASRETDRFTAEMLVRYPAIHAQKVTVSEAGASVYSASELAALEFPDLDVSLRGAVSIARRLQDPLAELVKIEPKAIGVGQYQHDVSQSQLARRLDAVVEDCVNAVGVDLNTASVALLTRVAGLSKTLAQNVVAYRDQHGRFARRAQLLDVPRLGPKAFEQCAGFLRINDGENPLDASTVHPESYPLVERILVATGLTIRELMGNGETLRGVQASQFTDAQFGLPTVTDILRELEKPGRDPRPEFKTAVFAEGIETLEDLSTGLVLEGTVTNVTNFGAFVDIGVHQDGLVHISSLSNKFVEDPHTVVKAGDIVKVKVLEVDLERRRIALTMRLDEQPGESNRRGAPASASNGQSAERNARGGNRGANQGNHRAPNGRGGAGSSAGNSAMSDALAAALGKKR from the coding sequence ATGAATACACCGATGAGCCATGTGATTGCCGGCGAGCTGAATGCCCGCCCGGAGCAGGTGACGGCAGCGATCCGGCTGCTGGATGAAGGGAATACGGTTCCTTTTATCGCCCGTTACCGTAAGGAAGTGACCGGCGGTCTGGACGATACCCAACTGCGTAATCTGGAAACCCGCCTGTTGTACCTGCGTGAACTGGATGATCGTCGTCAGAGCATTCTGAAATCAATTCGTGAGCAGGGCAAACTCAGTGAGGCGCTGGAGCAGTCTATCTTGGCTGCCGACAATAAAACCGAGCTGGAAGACCTGTACCTGCCGTACAAACCTAAACGCCGTACCCGTGGCCAGATTGCTATCGAAGCGGGGCTGGAGCCTTTGGCCGATCTGTTGTGGCAAGACCCGCAGCAAGATCCAGAGCAAGCGGCGCAGGCGTATATCGATGCTGAAAAAGGCGTGGCGGACAGCAAAGCGGCGCTCGATGGTGCCCGTTATATCCTGATGGAGCGTTTTGCTGAAGATGCTGCCTTGCTGCACAAGATCCGCACGTATCTGTGGCAGAACGCCGATCTGGTGGCGCAAGTGGTGAGCGGCAAAGAAGAGGAAGGCGCCAAGTTTCGCGATTACTTTGCCCACCATGAGCCGATTGCTAAGGTGCCGTCACACCGTGCACTGGCGATGTTCCGTGGTCGTAACGAAGGCATTTTGCAACTGAGCTTGAATGCCGATCCGCAGCAAGACGAAAGTATCCGTCAAAGCTATTGCGAAACCCTGATTGCAGAGCACTATCAGGTGCGTTTGGGCACGGCGCCGGCCGACAGCTGGCGTCAAGGCGTCATCAACTGGGCGTGGCGGATCAAAATTCTGTTACATATGGAGACCGAGTTGATGGCCAGCGTGCGTGAGCAGGCCGAAGCGGAAGCCATCAATGTGTTCGCCCGTAACCTCAATGATTTGTTAATGGCCGCGCCTGCGGGTGCTAAAGCCACGATGGGTCTGGATCCGGGTTTGCGTACCGGGGTGAAAGTGGCGGTAGTGGATGCCACCGGTAAGCTGGTGGATACCGCAACCGTGTATCCGCACACCGGTCAGCAGGAAAAAGCGCTGCAAGTGGTGGCGGCACTGTGCCTGAAACATCAAGTGGCCTTGATTGCCATCGGTAATGGTACGGCGTCGCGGGAAACCGATCGCTTTACCGCCGAGATGCTGGTGCGTTACCCTGCGATCCATGCGCAGAAAGTCACTGTCAGTGAAGCCGGTGCGTCGGTGTATTCCGCCTCCGAGCTGGCGGCTCTGGAGTTTCCGGATCTGGATGTGTCACTGCGCGGCGCGGTGTCGATTGCGCGTCGTCTGCAAGATCCGTTGGCCGAGCTGGTGAAAATCGAGCCGAAAGCCATTGGTGTTGGTCAATATCAGCACGATGTTTCGCAAAGCCAGCTGGCACGCCGTCTGGATGCGGTGGTGGAAGACTGTGTGAACGCCGTGGGCGTAGACTTGAACACCGCCTCAGTGGCACTGCTGACCCGAGTGGCCGGTTTGAGCAAAACGCTGGCGCAAAATGTGGTGGCGTATCGTGACCAACATGGCCGCTTTGCCCGTCGCGCCCAGCTGTTGGATGTCCCGCGCTTAGGGCCGAAAGCCTTTGAGCAGTGCGCCGGCTTTTTGCGTATCAATGACGGGGAAAACCCACTGGATGCCTCTACGGTGCACCCTGAGTCTTATCCGCTGGTGGAGCGTATTTTAGTCGCTACCGGTTTGACCATCCGTGAGTTGATGGGGAATGGTGAGACGCTGCGCGGCGTGCAAGCCTCGCAGTTTACCGATGCGCAATTTGGTCTACCGACGGTGACCGATATCCTGCGTGAGCTGGAAAAACCGGGTCGCGATCCGCGTCCGGAGTTTAAAACCGCCGTCTTTGCCGAGGGCATTGAAACGCTGGAAGACCTGTCGACCGGTTTGGTACTGGAAGGCACCGTCACCAACGTCACCAACTTCGGTGCGTTTGTCGATATCGGGGTGCACCAAGATGGCTTAGTGCACATCTCATCGCTGTCGAACAAATTTGTGGAAGACCCGCATACGGTGGTCAAAGCTGGCGATATCGTGAAGGTCAAAGTGTTGGAAGTCGACCTTGAGCGTCGCCGTATTGCCCTGACCATGCGTTTAGATGAGCAGCCCGGTGAGAGCAACCGTCGCGGCGCTCCGGCATCGGCCAGCAACGGCCAGTCAGCGGAGCGCAATGCCCGAGGCGGCAATCGCGGTGCAAATCAGGGCAACCATCGCGCGCCTAACGGCCGTGGTGGCGCGGGGAGCAGTGCCGGCAATAGCGCCATGAGTGATGCTTTGGCGGCGGCGTTAGGGAAAAAACGCTAA
- the pckA gene encoding phosphoenolpyruvate carboxykinase (ATP), which translates to MSVLEVESPIALDLAAYGIKDVSEIVYNPSYELLFQEETRSDLSGYERGVVTDMGAVAVDTGIFTGRSPKDKFIVRDDTTRDTIWWADQGKGKNDNKAISPEVWHDLKGLVTKQLSGKRLFVVDAFCGANPDTRLKVRIITEVAWQAHFVKNMFIRPSAEELQDFTPDFIVMNGAKCTNPHWKEQGLNSENFVAFNLTERIQLIGGTWYGGEMKKGMFSVMNYLLPLQGIASMHCSANVGEKGDVAVFFGLSGTGKTTLSTDPKRRLIGDDEHGWDNDGVFNFEGGCYAKTIKLSEEAEPDIFHAIKRDALLENVTVRADGSIDFDDGSKTENTRVSYPIYHIQNIVKPVSKAGHANKVIFLTADAFGVLPPVSKLTPEQTKYHFLSGFTAKLAGTERGITEPTPTFSACFGAAFLTLHPTQYAEVLVKRMEAAGAQAYLVNTGWNGTGKRISIKDTRAIIDAILDGSIEAMPTQHLPIFDLEMPTELPGADSNILDPRDTYADVNEWEHKAKDLAQRFITNFDKYTDTKEGAALVAAGPQL; encoded by the coding sequence ATGAGCGTATTAGAGGTAGAAAGCCCAATCGCCTTAGATCTGGCCGCTTACGGCATCAAGGATGTCAGTGAGATCGTCTACAACCCGTCCTACGAACTGCTATTCCAAGAAGAAACCCGTTCCGATCTGTCCGGCTATGAGCGTGGCGTCGTCACCGATATGGGGGCTGTTGCCGTTGATACCGGGATCTTTACCGGTCGCTCACCGAAAGATAAATTCATTGTCCGTGATGACACCACCCGCGACACCATCTGGTGGGCGGATCAGGGCAAAGGCAAAAACGACAACAAAGCGATTTCCCCGGAAGTGTGGCATGACCTGAAAGGTCTGGTCACCAAGCAACTGTCCGGCAAGCGCCTGTTCGTGGTCGATGCCTTCTGCGGTGCCAACCCGGATACCCGTTTGAAAGTCCGCATCATCACCGAAGTAGCCTGGCAGGCGCACTTTGTGAAAAACATGTTCATTCGCCCAAGCGCGGAAGAGCTGCAAGATTTCACACCGGACTTCATCGTGATGAACGGTGCCAAGTGCACCAACCCACACTGGAAAGAGCAAGGTCTGAACTCAGAAAACTTCGTGGCGTTTAACCTGACCGAACGTATCCAGCTGATTGGCGGTACTTGGTACGGTGGCGAGATGAAGAAAGGCATGTTCTCGGTCATGAACTACCTGCTGCCGCTGCAAGGCATTGCTTCTATGCACTGCTCAGCCAACGTGGGTGAGAAAGGCGATGTTGCGGTCTTCTTCGGCCTGTCCGGTACCGGTAAAACCACGCTGTCGACCGATCCGAAGCGTCGCCTGATTGGGGATGACGAGCACGGCTGGGACAACGATGGAGTGTTCAACTTCGAGGGTGGTTGCTACGCTAAGACCATCAAGCTGTCGGAAGAAGCTGAGCCGGACATTTTCCATGCCATCAAACGCGATGCGCTGCTGGAAAACGTCACCGTGCGTGCCGATGGCTCGATCGACTTTGATGATGGCTCCAAAACCGAAAACACCCGTGTTTCTTACCCGATTTACCACATCCAAAATATCGTGAAGCCGGTTTCCAAGGCCGGACACGCTAACAAGGTGATCTTCCTGACGGCGGATGCGTTCGGCGTGCTGCCACCGGTGTCTAAGCTGACCCCAGAGCAAACCAAGTACCACTTCCTGTCTGGCTTTACCGCCAAACTGGCCGGTACTGAGCGGGGCATCACCGAGCCAACCCCAACCTTCTCTGCCTGCTTCGGCGCGGCCTTCCTGACACTGCACCCAACGCAGTATGCCGAAGTGCTGGTGAAGCGTATGGAAGCGGCGGGTGCGCAAGCCTATCTGGTCAACACCGGCTGGAACGGTACCGGTAAGCGGATCTCCATCAAGGATACCCGTGCCATTATCGATGCCATTTTGGATGGTTCAATCGAAGCGATGCCAACACAGCATCTGCCAATTTTCGATCTGGAGATGCCAACCGAGCTGCCAGGTGCCGACAGCAACATTCTCGACCCGCGTGATACCTACGCAGACGTGAATGAGTGGGAGCACAAGGCCAAAGATCTGGCACAGCGCTTTATCACCAACTTTGATAAGTACACCGATACCAAAGAAGGTGCTGCGCTGGTCGCGGCCGGTCCTCAACTCTAA
- the hslO gene encoding Hsp33 family molecular chaperone HslO, translated as MHNHDQLHRYLFDKVSVRGELVRVSETYRRMLDNHTYPQPVQKLLGEMLVATSLLTATLKFEGTITVQLQGDGPLKLAVINGDNNQQLRGVARLQGEISDDMSLHQMIGQGHLVITITPEQGERYQGIVALEGETLAECLEAYFAQSEQLPTRLFLLTGEYQSQPVAGGMLLQVLPDDKGQAEEFEHLSQLTSTVKVEELFGLDAEEVLYRLYHQEEVTVYPAQDVVFKCTCSAERSAAAILTVDPAEIEQILAENGEIDMHCDYCGAHYRFDAMDIQALRNGSHINSSNQLH; from the coding sequence ATGCATAATCACGATCAACTGCATCGTTATCTGTTTGATAAAGTATCCGTCCGCGGTGAGCTGGTACGGGTGTCTGAAACCTACCGCCGGATGCTGGATAACCACACTTACCCGCAGCCGGTGCAAAAGCTGCTGGGCGAGATGCTGGTCGCGACCAGCCTGCTGACCGCGACGTTGAAGTTTGAAGGCACCATTACCGTGCAACTGCAAGGTGACGGTCCGCTGAAACTGGCGGTGATCAACGGTGATAACAACCAACAACTGCGTGGCGTAGCGCGTCTGCAAGGCGAGATCAGCGATGACATGAGCCTGCACCAGATGATTGGCCAAGGTCACTTGGTGATTACCATTACGCCAGAGCAAGGTGAGCGTTATCAGGGCATCGTGGCACTGGAAGGTGAAACGCTGGCCGAATGTCTGGAAGCGTACTTCGCCCAATCCGAACAGCTGCCAACCCGTCTGTTCCTGCTTACCGGTGAGTACCAGTCACAGCCAGTGGCCGGCGGTATGTTGCTGCAGGTATTGCCTGACGACAAAGGCCAAGCTGAAGAGTTCGAGCACTTAAGCCAACTGACGTCAACGGTCAAAGTCGAAGAGCTGTTTGGACTGGATGCCGAAGAAGTGCTGTATCGTCTGTATCACCAAGAAGAAGTAACGGTTTATCCGGCACAAGACGTAGTTTTCAAGTGTACCTGTTCAGCTGAACGTTCTGCAGCAGCCATTTTGACTGTTGATCCTGCAGAAATTGAGCAGATCCTCGCAGAAAACGGCGAAATCGATATGCATTGTGACTACTGCGGCGCACATTATCGGTTTGATGCGATGGATATTCAGGCACTACGAAACGGATCACACATAAATTCATCTAATCAGCTACACTGA
- the hslR gene encoding ribosome-associated heat shock protein Hsp15: MSGKSAPCEGNKSIRLDKWLWAARFYKTRAMAREMIDGGKVHYNGQRSKPSKLVELGATLTLRQGLDERTVVIRQLSEQRRGAPDAQLMYQETAESVQKREQQTLARKLNALTMPHPDRRPDKKERRDLIRFKYRESD; encoded by the coding sequence ATGAGCGGAAAATCAGCCCCCTGTGAGGGCAATAAGTCGATCCGGCTCGACAAATGGCTGTGGGCCGCGCGGTTTTACAAAACTCGTGCGATGGCTCGCGAAATGATCGATGGCGGAAAAGTGCACTACAACGGTCAACGCAGTAAACCCAGCAAACTGGTGGAACTGGGTGCCACCCTCACCCTGCGTCAGGGACTGGATGAAAGGACGGTGGTGATACGGCAATTGAGCGAACAGCGCCGCGGCGCGCCTGACGCCCAATTGATGTATCAGGAAACGGCGGAAAGTGTGCAAAAGCGTGAGCAGCAAACGCTGGCTCGTAAGCTCAATGCCCTGACCATGCCGCATCCGGATCGCCGGCCGGATAAAAAAGAACGGCGCGATCTGATCCGATTCAAATACCGTGAGTCCGACTAA
- the gspC gene encoding type II secretion system protein GspC: MQQLTTWVRRLQARRRQSKRPSGLPQTRAPSTAGHWMRRGFGTDKLTLVSRLCWLGVLGYAAVLLWRIGQPLPTATPLSAPFAASATKSAPAAALTEADLGVIFQQQWFGALANKPVAPPVVAAPAAVTKLSFILRGVAPASDPARSVAVIEAQGRQASYMPGEAIAGSAVRLLKVETTQVWLDNGGVTELLVLPGEPSSPAASTKSAGVAVSKPAAPTASDASELAALRDEIAREPQKIFSYIRLSPVRKDNVLVGYRVSPGVNRLLFEHTGLKDKDIAVALNGLDLTDDQQAQQALRELPDLTSLTLTVVRDQIRYDILISP; this comes from the coding sequence GTGCAGCAGCTGACAACCTGGGTTCGCAGGCTACAAGCGCGCAGGCGACAATCTAAGCGGCCCTCAGGGTTGCCGCAGACCCGTGCGCCTAGTACCGCTGGGCATTGGATGCGCCGCGGGTTTGGCACCGATAAACTCACGTTAGTGAGTCGCCTGTGTTGGCTTGGGGTGCTCGGTTATGCCGCAGTATTGCTGTGGCGTATCGGCCAGCCACTGCCGACGGCGACGCCCCTGAGTGCTCCGTTTGCCGCCTCGGCGACCAAAAGTGCGCCCGCGGCCGCGCTGACGGAAGCGGATTTGGGCGTCATTTTCCAGCAGCAGTGGTTCGGCGCGCTAGCGAACAAACCGGTCGCGCCGCCGGTGGTTGCAGCCCCGGCAGCGGTGACAAAATTGAGTTTTATTTTACGCGGCGTGGCACCGGCCAGCGATCCGGCGCGCAGTGTGGCGGTGATTGAAGCGCAAGGTCGCCAGGCCAGTTATATGCCGGGCGAGGCGATTGCTGGTTCAGCCGTGCGTCTGCTGAAAGTCGAGACCACGCAAGTATGGCTGGATAACGGCGGGGTGACGGAGCTACTGGTCTTGCCCGGTGAGCCCAGCAGCCCAGCGGCGTCAACCAAGAGCGCCGGAGTTGCGGTGAGCAAGCCCGCCGCCCCCACGGCGTCGGACGCCAGTGAGTTGGCAGCGCTACGGGACGAAATAGCCCGAGAGCCGCAAAAGATATTTAGCTATATCCGGCTCAGTCCGGTACGCAAGGATAACGTGCTGGTCGGCTACCGGGTGTCCCCGGGGGTCAATCGACTGCTGTTTGAGCATACCGGATTAAAAGATAAAGACATTGCCGTAGCCCTGAATGGACTGGATCTGACCGACGATCAACAGGCCCAGCAGGCGCTGCGTGAATTACCGGATTTGACCAGCCTGACCCTGACGGTGGTTCGCGATCAAATCCGCTATGACATTCTGATTAGCCCGTAG
- the gspD gene encoding type II secretion system secretin GspD codes for MKHKVVGSRWSAVMRPALVLLAALWWLPASAIEGDNEFSANFKNTDLATFIDTVARNLNKTVITDPSVQGQVNVRSTELLNERQYYQLFLNVLQANGFSAVAMDNGVIKVVKSRDAKTEPLPVVTDNSNRFAGDEMITRVVPVRNVSVRELAPLLRQLIDNAGSGNVVNYDPSNVIMLTGRASVVNRLADVIHRVDLTGNKSNEVVTLQNASAPEMVRVIDSLNKINDQNQPSTLKSQVVADERTNSVVISGDPAVRANLRRLINQLDSEIQNTGNSRVFYLKYSKADDLVEVLNQVSGNLKSAKEAQQGQAAAARGNTLVSIAANKNTNALVVTAPPDIMQSLQSVIAQLDVRRAQVHVEALIVEVAEGNNINFGVQWGSKDAGLVQFANGNQIPIGPLAGALYQAKPEKGSTVVSDNGSTTVNPDKKGDISALTDLLASYSGAAIGIVKGDWAALVQAVKTDSNSNVLSTPSITTLDNQEASFMVGQDVPVLTGSTTGSNNTNPFNTVERKKVGTMLKVTPQINEGNAVQLTIEQEVSKVEGQTNLDVVFAERKLKTTVLADDGDLIVLGGLIDDQGGESIAKVPLLGDIPVLGHLFKSTANKKEKRNLMIFIRPTILRDGMAADGVSQRKYNYIRAEQLYRADQGMSLMPQTPLPVLPEYGKDPQLPPEVRAFLLARGIPL; via the coding sequence ATGAAACACAAGGTTGTGGGAAGCCGATGGTCGGCAGTCATGCGTCCAGCACTGGTGTTGCTGGCGGCATTGTGGTGGTTACCCGCCAGCGCCATTGAGGGTGACAACGAGTTTTCCGCCAACTTCAAAAATACCGACTTAGCCACCTTTATCGATACCGTGGCGCGTAACCTGAACAAAACCGTGATCACTGACCCCAGTGTGCAAGGGCAGGTCAACGTGCGCAGCACGGAGCTGCTGAATGAACGGCAGTACTATCAGCTGTTTCTCAATGTGCTGCAGGCCAACGGGTTTTCAGCGGTGGCGATGGATAACGGGGTGATCAAGGTGGTCAAATCCCGTGACGCCAAAACCGAACCCTTGCCGGTGGTGACCGACAACAGTAACCGCTTTGCCGGCGATGAGATGATCACGCGGGTGGTGCCGGTGCGCAATGTGTCGGTGCGTGAGCTGGCCCCCTTGCTGCGCCAATTGATTGATAACGCGGGCTCCGGCAACGTGGTCAACTATGATCCGTCTAATGTGATCATGCTAACGGGCCGTGCCTCGGTAGTGAATCGGCTGGCCGACGTGATCCATCGGGTGGATCTGACCGGCAATAAAAGCAATGAAGTGGTGACGCTACAAAACGCTTCGGCACCCGAGATGGTGCGCGTTATCGACAGCCTCAACAAAATCAACGATCAAAACCAGCCCAGTACCCTCAAATCACAAGTAGTAGCCGATGAGCGCACCAACAGTGTAGTGATCAGCGGCGATCCTGCGGTGCGGGCGAACTTGCGCCGTCTGATTAACCAGTTGGATTCGGAAATCCAAAATACCGGCAACAGCCGGGTGTTCTACCTCAAATACAGCAAAGCCGACGATCTGGTGGAAGTGCTCAATCAGGTCAGTGGCAACCTCAAATCAGCCAAAGAAGCCCAGCAAGGGCAGGCCGCTGCTGCCCGTGGTAATACGCTGGTGTCGATTGCCGCCAATAAAAATACCAATGCGCTGGTGGTGACCGCGCCGCCAGATATCATGCAGTCGCTGCAAAGCGTGATTGCTCAGTTGGATGTGCGCCGCGCGCAGGTGCATGTCGAGGCGCTGATTGTCGAAGTGGCGGAAGGGAACAACATCAATTTCGGCGTCCAGTGGGGCTCCAAAGATGCCGGTTTAGTGCAATTTGCCAACGGTAACCAGATCCCTATCGGGCCGTTAGCCGGTGCGTTGTATCAAGCCAAGCCAGAAAAAGGCTCCACTGTGGTGAGCGATAACGGCTCCACTACCGTGAACCCGGATAAAAAAGGCGATATCAGCGCTTTAACTGATCTGCTGGCCAGCTACAGTGGCGCAGCGATTGGGATAGTCAAAGGTGACTGGGCGGCCTTGGTGCAGGCGGTCAAAACGGATTCCAACTCCAACGTGCTGTCCACGCCAAGCATTACCACGCTGGATAACCAAGAAGCCTCGTTCATGGTTGGGCAAGATGTGCCGGTGCTAACCGGCTCCACCACCGGCTCCAATAACACCAATCCCTTTAATACCGTGGAGCGTAAAAAAGTCGGCACCATGCTGAAAGTCACGCCGCAAATTAACGAAGGCAATGCGGTGCAGCTGACCATTGAGCAGGAGGTGTCGAAAGTTGAAGGGCAGACCAATTTGGATGTGGTGTTTGCCGAGCGCAAATTGAAAACCACGGTGCTGGCCGATGATGGTGATCTGATTGTGCTTGGTGGCCTGATTGACGATCAAGGCGGAGAGAGCATCGCCAAAGTGCCGTTGTTGGGCGATATTCCAGTGCTGGGACACCTGTTTAAATCCACCGCCAACAAGAAAGAAAAACGCAACCTGATGATTTTTATCCGGCCAACCATTTTACGTGATGGAATGGCCGCCGATGGGGTTTCGCAGCGCAAATATAACTACATTCGCGCCGAGCAATTGTACCGCGCCGATCAGGGGATGAGTCTGATGCCGCAAACTCCGTTACCGGTGCTGCCGGAGTACGGTAAAGATCCACAGTTGCCGCCGGAAGTGCGCGCCTTCTTACTGGCACGGGGGATCCCGTTGTGA
- the gspE gene encoding type II secretion system ATPase GspE codes for MGEAKSDAASALAEPLGSGSRRLPFAFARRFQVLAEQREGALWVCHSQPLTLAVLQELRRVLGEPFLTEKVAASQFEALLTSAYQRDSSEARQLMEDISAEGDFYTLAEELPQTEDLLASEDDAPIIKLINAMLGEAIKEGASDIHIETFEKALLIRFRIDGVLREVLRPSRKLAALLVSRIKVMAKLDIAEKRVPQDGRIALLLGGRAVDVRVSTMPSNHGERVVLRLLDKNQARLTLSSLGMDSAIQTRFRRLIFRPHGILLVTGPTGSGKSTTLYAGLQELNSEERNILTVEDPIEYAIEGIGQTQVNPKVEMTFARGLRAILRQDPDVVMVGEIRDLETAQIAVQASLTGHLVLSTLHTNTAVGAVTRLRDMGIEPFLIASSLLGVLAQRLVRTLCPACRAPHIATATERALFAPLLGDQMPAELVLYQAVGCEQCNHKGFRGRTGIHELLEADETVRDMIHRDCGEQELEKYVRRFSHGIRDDGLQKVLAGITTLDEVLRVTREGG; via the coding sequence ATCGGTGAAGCGAAGAGCGATGCGGCATCAGCACTCGCTGAGCCGCTCGGCAGCGGATCACGTCGGCTGCCGTTCGCCTTTGCCCGTCGCTTCCAAGTGCTGGCCGAACAGCGCGAGGGCGCACTGTGGGTCTGTCACAGCCAGCCACTGACCTTAGCGGTGCTACAAGAGTTACGGCGCGTGCTGGGCGAGCCCTTTTTGACGGAAAAGGTGGCCGCTTCGCAGTTTGAAGCCTTACTCACCAGCGCCTATCAACGCGACTCCAGTGAGGCGCGCCAGCTGATGGAGGATATCAGCGCCGAGGGGGATTTTTATACCTTGGCCGAAGAGTTGCCGCAGACCGAAGATCTGCTGGCCAGCGAAGATGATGCGCCCATCATCAAGCTCATCAACGCCATGCTCGGGGAAGCCATCAAAGAAGGGGCATCGGATATCCATATCGAAACCTTCGAGAAAGCTTTGCTGATCCGTTTTCGGATTGATGGCGTGTTGCGTGAAGTGCTGCGCCCCAGTCGCAAACTGGCTGCTTTACTGGTATCGCGGATCAAAGTGATGGCCAAGCTGGATATTGCCGAAAAGCGGGTGCCGCAAGATGGCCGCATTGCCCTATTGCTTGGCGGGCGAGCGGTGGATGTGCGGGTGTCGACCATGCCGTCAAATCATGGTGAGCGGGTGGTGCTGCGTTTGCTGGATAAAAACCAAGCGCGGCTGACTTTAAGCAGTCTGGGGATGGACAGCGCAATTCAAACGCGCTTTCGCCGCCTGATTTTCCGTCCCCACGGCATCTTGCTGGTCACTGGCCCGACTGGTTCCGGTAAAAGTACCACGCTGTATGCCGGTTTGCAGGAGCTCAACAGCGAAGAGCGCAATATCCTGACCGTGGAAGACCCGATTGAATATGCCATCGAGGGCATCGGTCAGACCCAAGTGAATCCGAAAGTCGAGATGACCTTTGCCCGTGGCCTGCGCGCCATTTTGCGCCAAGACCCGGATGTGGTGATGGTGGGCGAAATTCGCGATCTGGAAACCGCGCAGATTGCGGTGCAGGCCTCGCTGACCGGTCACTTGGTGCTCTCGACATTGCACACCAATACCGCCGTCGGTGCGGTGACCCGTTTGCGCGATATGGGCATCGAGCCTTTTTTGATTGCCTCCAGTTTGCTCGGCGTATTGGCGCAGCGCTTGGTGCGCACCTTGTGTCCGGCGTGCCGCGCGCCGCATATCGCTACTGCTACGGAGCGCGCGTTGTTTGCCCCTTTACTCGGCGATCAAATGCCGGCCGAGTTGGTGTTGTACCAAGCGGTGGGTTGCGAGCAGTGTAATCACAAAGGCTTTCGCGGACGGACCGGTATTCACGAATTGCTGGAAGCCGATGAAACGGTACGCGACATGATCCACCGCGATTGCGGAGAGCAAGAGCTGGAAAAATATGTGCGCCGTTTCAGCCACGGGATCCGTGATGATGGCTTGCAAAAAGTGCTGGCGGGGATCACTACTCTGGACGAAGTGCTGCGGGTGACGCGGGAGGGCGGGTGA